In Dyadobacter sp. CECT 9275, the following proteins share a genomic window:
- a CDS encoding superoxide dismutase, with product MNRKEFLRTMAGGTLGVAALADVAFAGLSNVSSLETAPFKQAPLPYDFAALEPSIDKMTMEIHYGKHHAAYVKNLNDAVKGTEFEKKSLEEIIKSISKAPTAIRNNGGGHWNHTFFWEVMGPKKGGAPKGAVADAINGQFGSFDKFKEEFGKAATTRFGSGWAWLVAKGGKLAVGSTPNQDNPLMDVSDVKGTPILGLDVWEHAYYLHYQNKRPDYIKAFWDVVNWDVVAEKLKKA from the coding sequence ATGAATAGAAAAGAATTTTTGCGTACAATGGCTGGTGGTACATTAGGTGTTGCTGCGTTGGCTGATGTAGCTTTTGCTGGTTTATCCAATGTTTCATCTCTTGAAACGGCTCCTTTTAAACAAGCTCCGCTTCCTTATGACTTTGCTGCTCTGGAGCCCAGCATCGATAAAATGACCATGGAAATTCACTATGGCAAGCATCATGCAGCCTATGTTAAAAATTTGAATGACGCTGTAAAAGGTACCGAGTTCGAGAAGAAATCTTTAGAAGAAATTATAAAATCCATTAGCAAAGCGCCAACAGCGATCCGCAATAATGGAGGCGGGCACTGGAACCATACCTTTTTTTGGGAAGTAATGGGCCCAAAAAAGGGAGGCGCACCCAAAGGAGCCGTAGCCGATGCAATCAATGGGCAGTTTGGTTCTTTTGATAAGTTCAAAGAGGAATTTGGCAAGGCAGCTACCACCCGCTTCGGATCGGGGTGGGCCTGGCTGGTTGCAAAGGGAGGAAAACTGGCTGTGGGTTCCACGCCCAATCAGGATAATCCTTTAATGGATGTCAGTGACGTGAAGGGCACGCCAATTTTGGGCCTTGATGTCTGGGAACATGCTTATTACCTGCATTATCAAAACAAACGTCCGGATTATATCAAGGCGTTCTGGGATGTTGTGAACTGGGATGTTGTAGCCGAGAAATTGAAAAAAGCCTGA
- a CDS encoding helix-turn-helix domain-containing protein, whose translation MEDFYKTLRPIRTLRGMKQQELAFLLNVRQQSISKMEIGLIKISSQTAKKIAVHFGFETKEDMLNFYMSLFNTPLENKKEHE comes from the coding sequence ATGGAGGATTTTTATAAAACATTACGTCCCATCAGAACTTTAAGGGGAATGAAGCAACAGGAACTTGCTTTTTTATTAAATGTCAGGCAGCAATCAATTAGCAAGATGGAAATAGGACTGATAAAGATCAGTTCCCAAACGGCTAAAAAGATAGCTGTTCATTTTGGTTTTGAAACCAAAGAGGATATGTTGAATTTTTATATGTCCTTGTTCAATACACCTCTTGAAAACAAGAAAGAGCACGAATAG